In the genome of Pseudopipra pipra isolate bDixPip1 chromosome 4, bDixPip1.hap1, whole genome shotgun sequence, one region contains:
- the LOC135412695 gene encoding uncharacterized protein LOC135412695 translates to MRVAWTRRPLLRGRAPRRSQLSITGTARRHWSVLGGGAGPAARPARPLADRLARVRCGASRPVPSRMVPTWMASNYRKPGLATAQRKKSGLKPELTEEQKQEIREAFDLFDTDGSGSIDIKELKVAMRALGFEPKKEEIKKMIADIDKEGSGTIDFEDFLAMMTQKMSEKDSQEEILKAFRLFDDDGTGKISFKNLKRVAKELGENLTDEELQEMIDEADRDGDGEVSEQEFLRIMKKTSLY, encoded by the exons ATGCGAGTTGCCTGGACACGGCGGCCGCTGCTCCGCGGGCGGGCCCCGCGGCGCTCTCAACTGTCAATCACGGGCACGGCGCGGCGCCATTGGTCCGTGCTGGGCGGGGGGGCGGGTCCCGCGGCGCGTCCGGCTCGCCCATTGGCCGATCGGCTGGCGCGTGTCCGTTGCGGTGCGTCCCGCCCGGTCCCGTCCCGGATGGTTCCCACCTGGATG GCATCCAACTATAGAAAACCTGGCTTAGCTACAGCCCAGCGGAAGAAAAGTGGCTTGAAGCCTGAACTTACAGAAGAGCAAAAGCAGGAGATCCGAGAAGCTTTTGACTTGTTTGACACCGATGGATCTGGGAGCATCGACATCAAAGAACTGAAg GTTGCAATGAGGGCTTTGGGCTTTGAGCCAAAGAAGGAAGAGATTAAGAAAATGATAGCAGACATTGACAAGGAAGGAAGTGGCACCATCGACTTTGAAGACTTTTTGGCCATGATGACACAAAAAATG AGCGAAAAGGATTCACAGGAAGAAATCTTGAAAGCCTTCAGATTATTTGATGATGATGGGACAGGAAAAATTTCATTCAAAAACTTGAAAAGGGTTGccaaggagctgggagaaaaTCTAACAGATGAAGAACTTCAG GAAATGATCGATGAAGCTGATCgagatggagatggagaagTAAGTGAGCAAGAATTCTTGAGAATCATGAAGAAAACTAGCTTATATTAA